The Moraxella nasicaprae sequence TCTCAAAATGCACATCAGGCACAACACCCACACCGTCAATTTTTGCTCCTTTGGGTGTCAGATAATGAGCGGTTGTTAATTTGACTGCTTGATTATTGCCAATCGGAATGACGGATTGAATGGACCCTTTACCATAGCTGGTCTCGCCAACGATTAACGCACGATGCTGTGATTGTAAAGCACTTGCCAATACCTCAGCAGCAGACGCTGAATAACGATTTTGTAGCACGATGGTTGGCACAACATCAAATAATGCAGAACCTTGTGTTTCTAGCACTCGCTCCACACCATGACGATTGGCGACCTGCGTCACCACCTGCTTTCGCATGAATAGCGATGCCACATCAACCGCAGATTCTAGCACCCCACCTGGGTTATTTCGCAAATCTAGGACAATGCCTTGTACGGGTGTGCCTATATGAGCGATGCTGTCCAAAATTTGTTGGCGGGTGTTGTTTTGAAATACGGGTAATTTGATGATGGCAACACCGTTTTGGGTCAGGACTTCCACGCTACTTTTTTCAAGCAAGCTTCTGGATAAAGTCACGGTTTGCTTGGAACGCCCTGCCCTTGAAAAACTCACATCAACGCTTGTGCCAGCAATACCGCCAAGCAACTGTGCGATGTCATTTTCGCTATGAGAAGCGTTGAGTTTAATCTCGCCAATTTGGTGCAAATAATCGCCCAAAGCAATATTAGCCAAAGCAGCTGGCGAGCCAACCGCCACTTCGCTCACCACCCAGTGATTGTCTTTGGCTTGCCAAGTTGCCTTTATACCCACCCCTGCCACATTGCCATCGGTAAATGATTGTAGATTGGCAAGTGCTGAGGCATTGAGAAATTCGGCATTTTTATCCGTCTTGCTTAGCATACCATTGATGGCGTGGGCAAATAGCGTTTCGTCATCAACCTCATAAATGTACTCACGACGCATCAAATCCACCGCCTGCACAAAAGATTTTAGCGTGTTTGGTGCGATGGTTTGTAGTGGCACTTTGCCCAAATGCACGCCATCAATTCCTTGCAAATGATTGGGCTGCGTGCCTAGCACATCAAGCGACCCATCGTCAGGCACGGTCTGTGGCACATCATCTGATTGAGCAGGTACTGTCTCAACCTGATCCGACTTATCGCCAAAGCCTAAGAATTGACCGATTTTGGTCAATGTTTTAGGAGTTTGGGCATAAGAAACATTGGCGGCTGTCATCGCCAGCACAGTTACCATCGCCAACATCAGACGAGATTGTTTGGTGTTTTTACTCATTACTCAGACCTTGTCAGACAGCAAACTCTCGCCTGTCATCTCATTAGGTTTGTCAAGCCCCATCAAGTCCAATATGGTAGGAGCGACATCACACAACCGCCCACCGTCTCGTACCTTGACCGACTTATCGCCCACATAAATAAACGGTACAAGATAGGTGGTGTGTTGGGTATGAACTTGTCCTGTTTCATAGTCAAACATCTGCTCGCAGTTGCCGTGGTCGGCGGTAATGAGCAAATGCCCACCCATCGCTTTGACAGCCTCTGCCACCCTGCCCACGCAGGTATCTACGGTCTCAACCGCCTTGATGGAGGCGGTCAATGAGCCTGTATGTCCTACCATATCGCCATTGGCGTAGTTTAAAATCACGGTATCAAATTTGCCTGACAAAATCGCCTCTACCACCTTATCAGTAACTTCAAAGGCACTCATCTGTGGCTTTTCGTCATAGGTCTTGACTTTGGGGCTATTGACCAAAATGCGTTCTTCGCCTTGATACAACTCCTCTCGCCCACCACTAAAAAAGAAGCTCACATGGGGATACTTTTCGGTTTCAGCAATGCGAAGCTGGGTTTTGCCTTGATTGGATAGGTATTCGCCTAAGGTATTTTTTAAATCATTGGGCAAATAGGCGATACTCACTTTTGGGTTGTTTGCCAAAGGAGCAGAATATTTGGTCATACATACAAAGGCGGATAACTCTGGCACACTTTTACGCTCAAAGCCT is a genomic window containing:
- a CDS encoding S41 family peptidase; translated protein: MSKNTKQSRLMLAMVTVLAMTAANVSYAQTPKTLTKIGQFLGFGDKSDQVETVPAQSDDVPQTVPDDGSLDVLGTQPNHLQGIDGVHLGKVPLQTIAPNTLKSFVQAVDLMRREYIYEVDDETLFAHAINGMLSKTDKNAEFLNASALANLQSFTDGNVAGVGIKATWQAKDNHWVVSEVAVGSPAALANIALGDYLHQIGEIKLNASHSENDIAQLLGGIAGTSVDVSFSRAGRSKQTVTLSRSLLEKSSVEVLTQNGVAIIKLPVFQNNTRQQILDSIAHIGTPVQGIVLDLRNNPGGVLESAVDVASLFMRKQVVTQVANRHGVERVLETQGSALFDVVPTIVLQNRYSASAAEVLASALQSQHRALIVGETSYGKGSIQSVIPIGNNQAVKLTTAHYLTPKGAKIDGVGVVPDVHFETVSVGDGEDWLQLTLNLMEQGKLTNSEAVEFSPVGGF